A region from the Cryptosporangium arvum DSM 44712 genome encodes:
- the ung gene encoding uracil-DNA glycosylase, whose amino-acid sequence MALDLIALLPEPWQAVLTPFLDRDRVAELGRFVEREYAEQTVYPPVDDLFAAYRLCAPDDVRVLLLGQDPYHGPNQAHGLCFSVREGNRVPPSLRNVFKEMAADVGTEMPKSGELTAWGQQGILLLNSVLTVRGGKPGSHANKGWEEFTDATIRAVNTLDHRVVYLLWGSYARKKAALVTNPEHVVLEAGHPSPMNPRGFLGSRPFSATNKALTDAGLPEITWELTA is encoded by the coding sequence ATGGCACTCGACCTCATCGCGCTGCTGCCCGAGCCGTGGCAGGCCGTCCTCACGCCGTTCCTCGACCGCGACCGGGTCGCTGAGCTCGGGCGGTTCGTCGAGCGGGAGTACGCGGAACAGACCGTCTATCCGCCGGTCGACGACCTGTTCGCCGCGTACCGGCTGTGCGCGCCCGACGACGTCCGGGTACTGCTGCTCGGGCAGGACCCGTACCACGGCCCGAACCAGGCGCACGGGCTGTGCTTCAGCGTCCGCGAGGGCAACCGGGTGCCGCCGTCGCTGCGCAACGTCTTCAAAGAAATGGCTGCTGACGTCGGCACGGAGATGCCGAAGAGCGGTGAGCTGACGGCGTGGGGTCAGCAGGGCATCTTGCTGCTCAACTCGGTGCTCACGGTACGTGGCGGCAAGCCCGGCTCGCATGCCAACAAGGGCTGGGAGGAGTTCACCGACGCCACGATCCGGGCCGTCAACACGCTCGATCACCGCGTGGTGTACCTGCTCTGGGGTAGCTATGCCCGCAAGAAGGCCGCGCTGGTCACGAATCCGGAGCACGTCGTGCTCGAGGCGGGCCACCCGAGCCCGATGAATCCCCGTGGGTTCCTCGGTAGCCGGCCGTTCAGTGCCACGAACAAAGCGCTCACCGACGCCGGTCTGCCGGAGATCACCTGGGAGCTCACCGCCTGA
- a CDS encoding ABC transporter ATP-binding protein has protein sequence MLATDTNTGVAAALHGVRKVYRSRSQHVTALDGVSLTFPTGSFTAVMGPSGSGKSTLLQCAAGLDSPTEGAIEVAGVQVHKLNEVQRTLLRRDRIGFVFQSFNLLPSLTAAQNVELPLRLAKRRPSGSEVRDALAAVGLADRARHRPTELSGGQQQRVAIARALITRPAVLFADEPTGALDSTTSREVLALLRGIVDRQRQTVVMVTHDPVAASYADQVVFLADGRLVGEIVGPTPDAVAARLAHLEA, from the coding sequence ATGCTCGCCACCGACACGAACACCGGGGTCGCCGCCGCGCTGCACGGCGTCCGGAAGGTCTATCGCTCACGCAGCCAGCACGTCACCGCACTCGATGGCGTCTCGCTCACATTTCCCACCGGCTCGTTCACCGCGGTGATGGGTCCGTCCGGCTCCGGCAAGTCGACGCTGCTGCAGTGCGCGGCCGGCCTCGACTCCCCCACCGAGGGCGCGATCGAGGTCGCCGGCGTCCAGGTGCACAAACTCAACGAAGTGCAGCGGACCCTGCTTCGCCGCGACCGGATCGGCTTCGTGTTCCAGTCGTTCAACCTGCTCCCGTCGCTGACCGCGGCGCAGAACGTCGAGCTGCCGTTGCGGCTCGCGAAGCGCCGGCCGTCCGGCAGCGAAGTGCGTGACGCGCTGGCCGCCGTCGGGCTCGCCGACCGTGCCCGCCACCGCCCCACCGAGCTGTCCGGCGGGCAGCAGCAACGCGTCGCGATCGCCCGCGCGCTGATCACCCGTCCGGCCGTGCTGTTCGCCGACGAGCCCACCGGCGCACTGGACAGCACCACGTCCCGCGAGGTGCTCGCGCTCCTGCGCGGAATCGTGGACCGGCAACGCCAAACGGTGGTCATGGTGACCCACGATCCGGTGGCTGCCTCCTATGCCGATCAGGTGGTTTTCCTCGCCGACGGTCGTCTGGTCGGCGAAATTGTCGGCCCCACCCCGGATGCTGTCGCTGCCCGACTCGCCCACCTGGAAGCCTGA
- a CDS encoding sensor histidine kinase, producing MTGTRPIPTLPGDPAGSGATSSAMAPADAADSRTAASGLGSAGALGSAASTLGSAGQLGSAASPLGSAGQLGSAGLVGAAGLAATGDQSGPPAAATGHAGAHGPADVGHSGGPSGSGDPSGSGGPSGSGGPSGSGDPSGSGDPSGSGDPSGSGDPSGSGDPSGPHPTEPFNTPGPGPGGLTAPTPTPTENQRPRTAWQALTRPPKNFLLSSWPWRSLIYLASGSVFGLAVAIGLVVVAMTGAVLSLFAIGLAVLALLPLVGLIIAPIERRRLRLVDAEPIGNPHRPPPGPGPWAWFKHRYREAATWRELAATILLSVLGIADMVGLSVAVTSVGLLLGAPVVVAVDNSAEGAIMFGGWHIESVAESLPLVPIGALLAVLIAYFVTAWAAGRAQLTRILLAPREAEQGERVVALTRSRARLVDAFQAERRRIERDLHDGAQQRLVALTVELGLARLDLPAGSDVSRRVGHAHEQAKLALAELRELIRGIHPQVLTDRGLAPAITDVAGRTAVPVKVDVKVPRRLASEIEAAAYFVVTEALANVDRHSRATSAEVRGSIADGRLSVEVIDDGVGGANPTAGSGLVGLADRVAVVDGVLTLVSPVGGPTLLRVEIPVR from the coding sequence ATGACTGGCACCCGCCCCATCCCGACGCTTCCCGGTGACCCGGCCGGCTCGGGGGCCACGTCCAGTGCGATGGCTCCCGCCGACGCGGCCGACTCGAGAACCGCAGCCAGCGGTCTCGGCTCGGCGGGCGCGCTCGGCTCGGCCGCCAGCACGCTCGGCTCCGCGGGCCAGCTCGGCTCGGCAGCCAGCCCCCTCGGCTCCGCGGGCCAGCTCGGCTCCGCAGGCCTAGTCGGCGCCGCGGGCTTGGCGGCCACCGGCGATCAGTCCGGCCCGCCCGCTGCGGCTACTGGTCACGCGGGAGCCCACGGCCCAGCGGACGTCGGCCACTCGGGCGGCCCCAGCGGCTCGGGCGACCCCAGCGGCTCGGGCGGCCCCAGCGGCTCGGGCGGCCCCAGCGGCTCGGGCGACCCCAGCGGCTCGGGCGACCCCAGCGGCTCGGGCGACCCCAGCGGCTCGGGCGACCCCAGCGGCTCGGGCGACCCCAGCGGTCCCCACCCCACCGAACCCTTCAACACACCCGGCCCAGGCCCCGGCGGCCTCACCGCCCCCACCCCCACCCCCACCGAAAACCAGCGCCCCCGCACCGCCTGGCAAGCGCTCACCCGTCCCCCGAAGAACTTTCTGCTCTCCTCCTGGCCCTGGCGCTCTCTGATCTATCTCGCCTCCGGGAGCGTCTTCGGCCTCGCCGTCGCCATCGGGCTCGTGGTCGTCGCGATGACCGGCGCGGTCCTTTCGCTCTTCGCGATCGGGCTCGCCGTTCTCGCGCTCCTGCCGCTCGTCGGGCTGATCATCGCTCCGATCGAGCGCCGGCGGCTGCGCCTCGTCGACGCCGAGCCGATCGGCAACCCGCATCGGCCGCCGCCGGGGCCGGGGCCCTGGGCCTGGTTCAAGCACCGGTACCGCGAGGCCGCCACCTGGCGCGAGCTGGCCGCCACGATCCTGCTCTCGGTGCTCGGCATCGCCGATATGGTCGGGCTGTCGGTCGCGGTCACCAGCGTCGGTCTGCTCCTCGGGGCCCCGGTGGTCGTCGCGGTCGACAACTCGGCCGAAGGCGCGATCATGTTCGGCGGCTGGCACATCGAGTCGGTCGCCGAGTCGCTGCCGCTCGTCCCGATCGGCGCGCTCCTGGCGGTCCTGATCGCGTACTTCGTCACCGCGTGGGCCGCCGGCCGGGCGCAGCTCACCCGCATCCTGCTGGCGCCCCGCGAGGCCGAGCAGGGCGAACGGGTCGTGGCGCTGACCCGCTCCCGGGCCCGCCTGGTCGACGCGTTCCAGGCCGAGCGTCGCCGCATCGAACGTGACCTGCACGACGGGGCGCAGCAGCGGCTCGTCGCCCTCACCGTCGAACTGGGGCTCGCCCGGCTCGACCTGCCGGCCGGGTCCGACGTGTCCCGGCGGGTGGGGCACGCGCACGAGCAGGCCAAGCTCGCGCTGGCCGAGCTGCGTGAGCTGATCCGCGGCATCCACCCGCAGGTGCTCACCGACCGTGGCCTCGCCCCGGCGATCACCGACGTGGCGGGGCGGACGGCGGTGCCGGTGAAGGTCGACGTGAAGGTGCCCCGGCGGCTCGCGTCGGAGATCGAGGCCGCCGCCTACTTCGTCGTCACCGAGGCATTGGCGAACGTGGACCGCCACAGCCGGGCCACCAGCGCCGAGGTCCGCGGGTCGATCGCCGACGGGCGCCTGAGCGTCGAGGTCATCGACGACGGCGTCGGCGGCGCGAACCCCACCGCGGGCAGTGGTCTGGTCGGTCTCGCGGACCGGGTCGCGGTCGTCGACGGCGTACTCACTCTCGTCAGCCCGGTCGGGGGCCCTACTCTGCTGCGTGTGGAGATCCCCGTCAGGTGA